In Bombus pascuorum chromosome 13, iyBomPasc1.1, whole genome shotgun sequence, a single genomic region encodes these proteins:
- the LOC132913525 gene encoding uncharacterized protein LOC132913525 encodes MGKSKNLLENEREQIVRLRKQSKTFTEIANIVNRSETACKQAWYKCLKTGMYCDQPKNGRPRKTTPKMDRRIHRLSEKDRFRSANNIAAEINYENDTQISARTVRRRLEDFNLRGRKPQKKPLLSSRNRKRRLAFAKAHKHWTKFVEHHKKDSTRL; translated from the exons atgggtaaatcaaagaatttacttgaaaacgaaagggaacaaatcgtaaggctgcgaaagcaaagtaaaaccttcaccgaaatagcaaatatagtgaacaggtcagaaacagcttgtaaacaagcttggtataaatgtttaaagacaggcatgtattgcgatcaaccgaaaaacggaagaccacggaaaacaacaccgaaaatggatcgccggattcatcgattgagcgaaaaggatcgttttcgtagtgcaaataatattgctgcggagataaactatgaaaacgatacacaaattagtgctagaactgttaggagaagattagaagactttaacttaagaggacgaaaaccccaaaagaaaccactgctgagttctaggaatcgaaaaagacgacttgcatttgctaaagctcataagcattggacaa aatttgtggagcatcataaaaaagacagtacaaggttataa